One genomic segment of Mytilus galloprovincialis chromosome 5, xbMytGall1.hap1.1, whole genome shotgun sequence includes these proteins:
- the LOC143075594 gene encoding uncharacterized protein LOC143075594 isoform X2, whose amino-acid sequence MELNTFLYIFAVCFMIVLANPPPCNTPADCSGNECCISIVRPIGKRYVDQPKGYCQPLGTEKSGCYVRYGSASQPPDQLVFGCPCSSPLICKGRGVYDIPLGELGYCRDPQ is encoded by the exons ATGGAGCTCAATACTTTTCTTTACATATTTGCTGTTTGTTTTATGATAGTG cTGGCAAATCCACCACCTTGTAATACACCAGCAGACTGTTCTGGAAATGAATGTTGTATCAGTATTGTTAGACCTATAGGAAAGAGGTATGTTGACCAACCCAAAGGATACTGTCAACCACTTGGGACTGAAAAATCAG GATGTTACGTTAGATATGGTTCTGCATCACAGCCACCTGACCAACTGGTATTTGGGTGCCCATGTAGCTCACCATTAATATGTAAAGGAAGGGGTGTTTATGATATTCCACTCGGAGAACTAG gtTATTGCAGAGATCCGCAGTAG